In a genomic window of Nocardiopsis mwathae:
- a CDS encoding helix-turn-helix domain-containing protein, whose protein sequence is MHHPHSPSLRRRRLSTELRRARERAGLTTTQTVKSLKWAAGKLSKIENAETQTVKAADLDKMLDLYKVTDPTVREAMHQLARDAKERGWWSKYRDVFKDETLPDFEAEASGLRTYESQVIPGLLQTPDYARAIFEGGLYTGAEEVRRRTEARMARREILTKFDPVHLRVVMDEAALRRLIGGSQVMTEQLRHLLHMARMPHIHLQVLPFDVGSHAALTAPFTILDFPNPLDPTIVCIETLTDALYLELPEDVERYSVTFGDIQGSAVSATRSATIITDVLKSLESPR, encoded by the coding sequence ATGCACCATCCGCACAGCCCCTCCCTGCGTCGGCGCCGCCTGTCGACCGAGCTCCGCCGCGCACGCGAGAGGGCAGGCCTGACCACGACCCAGACGGTCAAGTCGCTCAAGTGGGCGGCCGGGAAGCTGAGCAAGATCGAGAACGCCGAGACCCAGACGGTCAAGGCGGCCGATCTCGACAAGATGCTCGACCTGTACAAGGTCACCGACCCCACGGTGCGCGAAGCCATGCATCAGCTGGCCCGCGACGCCAAGGAGCGGGGCTGGTGGTCGAAGTACCGCGACGTCTTCAAAGATGAGACGCTTCCCGACTTCGAGGCCGAGGCCTCAGGTCTACGCACCTACGAGTCCCAGGTCATCCCGGGCCTCTTGCAGACCCCGGACTACGCGCGAGCAATCTTCGAAGGTGGCCTCTACACCGGAGCAGAGGAGGTCCGACGCCGGACTGAGGCCCGCATGGCCCGACGCGAGATCCTGACCAAGTTTGATCCAGTCCACCTACGTGTGGTGATGGACGAAGCCGCTCTCCGCCGCCTGATCGGCGGGTCACAGGTGATGACCGAACAGCTGCGACACCTGCTGCACATGGCGAGGATGCCCCATATCCACCTTCAGGTGCTGCCCTTCGATGTGGGGTCCCACGCGGCCCTGACGGCTCCCTTCACCATCCTGGACTTCCCCAACCCTCTCGACCCCACCATCGTGTGCATCGAGACGCTGACCGACGCCCTGTATCTGGAACTCCCTGAGGACGTGGAACGGTATAGCGTGACATTTGGCGACATTCAGGGCTCGGCGGTCAGCGCCACCCGATCCGCCACCATCATCACCGACGTGCTGAAGTCCTTAGAGAGTCCTCGATGA
- a CDS encoding AAA family ATPase, with translation MEKRLIELEVENFRSLRKISVPLGPLNVLVGANGAGKTNVLDVFRFLADIIHTDIEPALESRGGYASVAFRGADRIPSSIEIRLKATWTRHSSLKAPDEYQLRISRRARGEGETLSRRESFKFKRTQGRGRRITISGEKARVVDRGGQGGEEERSIGLRRLSSGLSTLPRLADDAGGSEVAALARQLASFRVFDVDVATACTASRMTRYMHEDRMRLDDDAANLAEFLFALHRTDVRAWQRLEADARQVLPQLEGIDFSFPSGPAREVVVVLHESGLRQPTELADASFGTIRLLGLLALLYDPEPPALTCIEEIDHGLHPQALELLVERVRDASHRTQFLIATHSPALADRLRPTELIVCERDDRGESQIPAVSVRDIKRIVDASEDQPLGELWFSGSLGGDL, from the coding sequence ATGGAGAAGCGGCTGATCGAGCTCGAAGTCGAGAACTTTCGCAGTCTGCGAAAGATCAGTGTCCCACTCGGCCCGCTCAACGTGCTGGTCGGCGCCAACGGTGCGGGCAAGACCAACGTGCTCGACGTGTTCCGTTTCCTGGCGGACATCATCCACACCGACATCGAACCCGCCCTGGAGAGCCGAGGCGGATACGCCAGCGTGGCCTTCCGTGGGGCCGATCGCATCCCCTCCTCCATAGAGATCCGCTTGAAGGCGACCTGGACGAGGCACAGCAGCCTCAAAGCGCCCGACGAGTACCAGTTGCGGATCAGTCGCCGGGCGAGGGGGGAGGGCGAAACGCTCTCGCGTAGGGAGTCGTTCAAGTTCAAGCGGACTCAGGGCCGGGGGAGACGGATCACGATCAGTGGCGAGAAGGCCCGCGTCGTCGACCGGGGCGGGCAAGGCGGCGAAGAAGAGCGTTCCATCGGTCTCCGCCGACTCAGCAGTGGCCTCTCGACCCTGCCCCGGTTGGCCGACGACGCCGGTGGAAGCGAGGTTGCGGCCCTGGCGCGGCAGCTCGCCTCGTTCCGCGTGTTCGATGTCGACGTCGCCACAGCCTGTACCGCGTCGCGTATGACGCGCTACATGCACGAGGACCGTATGCGGCTGGACGATGACGCAGCCAACCTCGCGGAGTTCCTGTTCGCACTGCATCGGACCGATGTGCGTGCGTGGCAGCGCTTGGAGGCCGACGCCAGGCAGGTTCTTCCCCAGCTGGAAGGGATCGACTTCAGTTTTCCCTCGGGGCCGGCGCGCGAGGTCGTCGTGGTGCTGCACGAAAGCGGACTGCGCCAGCCGACGGAACTCGCCGATGCGTCCTTCGGAACGATCCGGCTCCTAGGGCTGCTCGCACTCCTCTACGACCCTGAGCCGCCCGCACTCACCTGCATCGAAGAGATCGACCACGGCCTGCACCCCCAGGCGCTGGAACTGCTGGTCGAACGTGTGCGGGACGCGAGCCACCGTACGCAGTTCCTCATAGCGACGCACTCGCCCGCGCTCGCCGATCGCCTCCGGCCGACCGAGTTGATCGTGTGCGAGCGCGACGACAGGGGCGAGTCGCAGATTCCGGCCGTATCGGTCCGCGACATCAAGCGGATCGTTGACGCGAGCGAAGACCAGCCACTCGGCGAGCTCTGGTTCTCCGGCAGCCTTGGTGGAGATCTGTGA
- a CDS encoding peptidase dimerization domain-containing protein, whose translation MLHALDTGSAPTDTFPKAPRVTVTGIEGGDSWSVVPDACTVNVDVRTSPAADAAWAEKTVAAAVAEVDRGWPGTPPSSVEPVLSWPAYALEPEHRLVAALLRGAVDVGLAVEPKVAGPSNIGNYLAALGIAATAGFGADYEGLHGIDERVRVDSLVAVQAAYHLAVLRLLDG comes from the coding sequence GTGTTGCATGCCCTAGACACCGGATCTGCTCCGACCGACACCTTCCCCAAGGCGCCGAGGGTGACGGTGACCGGGATCGAGGGGGGCGACAGCTGGTCGGTGGTGCCTGACGCGTGCACGGTCAACGTGGATGTGCGCACCTCCCCGGCCGCCGATGCCGCGTGGGCGGAGAAGACCGTGGCCGCTGCGGTGGCCGAAGTGGACCGTGGCTGGCCGGGAACTCCTCCGTCGTCGGTGGAGCCGGTGCTGTCGTGGCCGGCCTACGCCCTGGAGCCGGAGCACCGGCTGGTGGCCGCACTGCTGCGCGGGGCCGTGGATGTCGGGCTGGCGGTGGAGCCGAAGGTGGCCGGTCCCTCCAACATCGGCAACTACCTGGCCGCGCTCGGGATCGCGGCTACCGCAGGATTCGGTGCGGACTACGAAGGGCTGCACGGAATCGATGAGCGGGTCCGTGTGGACTCCCTGGTGGCGGTGCAGGCCGCATACCACCTGGCTGTGCTCCGCCTACTCGACGGCTAG
- a CDS encoding ATP-binding protein, translated as MSVLTPVPPMPEVTIPLNLLIPHGYEHYFNRSTDRPYFTRRCFSFRGEPVFMPLVHAYLHTCAAAGSPEYRYIFDLLGTELATNAIKHTRSGTPGRTYTLKVERSVDGLTLICADWGSLDERCDRREQRYLTPLDPEDRLTAESGRGLGLVDRLSTAWGDSGQSSFRRVWFRLDYDLTNSAWLTV; from the coding sequence ATGTCCGTCCTGACCCCCGTACCCCCGATGCCCGAGGTGACGATCCCGCTCAACCTGCTCATCCCGCACGGCTACGAGCACTACTTCAACCGCAGCACCGACCGCCCCTACTTCACCCGGCGCTGCTTCTCCTTCCGGGGCGAGCCCGTGTTCATGCCGCTGGTCCACGCCTACCTGCACACCTGCGCGGCGGCCGGCAGCCCCGAGTACCGCTACATCTTCGACCTGCTGGGTACGGAGCTGGCGACCAACGCCATCAAGCACACCCGCTCCGGCACGCCGGGCCGCACTTACACCCTGAAGGTGGAGCGTTCGGTCGACGGCCTCACTCTGATCTGCGCCGACTGGGGCAGCCTCGACGAGCGGTGCGACCGCAGGGAGCAGCGCTACCTCACTCCTCTGGACCCGGAGGACCGCCTCACCGCCGAGTCCGGCCGCGGCCTCGGGCTGGTCGACCGGCTCTCCACCGCGTGGGGCGACAGCGGGCAGTCCAGCTTCCGCCGGGTCTGGTTCCGCCTCGACTACGACCTCACCAACAGCGCCTGGCTCACCGTGTGA
- a CDS encoding DUF397 domain-containing protein, which translates to MTDQMEFRKSSYSGQGVNCVEVANLGPRLRKSSYSAQGQACVEVAHVPADFWKSSYSAQNQNCVEVADLPQRIAIRDSKQPERGHLTFPTSEWAAFLSNTRHGEL; encoded by the coding sequence ATGACCGACCAAATGGAGTTCCGCAAGAGCAGCTACAGCGGCCAAGGCGTGAACTGTGTCGAAGTGGCGAACCTAGGCCCCCGACTCCGGAAGAGCAGCTACAGCGCCCAAGGCCAAGCCTGTGTCGAAGTGGCTCACGTCCCCGCCGACTTCTGGAAGAGCAGCTACAGTGCCCAGAACCAGAACTGCGTCGAGGTAGCGGATCTCCCTCAAAGAATCGCTATCCGCGACTCAAAGCAGCCCGAGCGCGGCCATCTCACCTTCCCCACTTCCGAGTGGGCAGCGTTCCTCAGCAACACGCGTCACGGTGAGCTGTAA
- the drmA gene encoding DISARM system helicase DrmA — protein sequence MGDQPVLKPPTPQEIRGEFEDLVVTDLYGPIGGDEEELGGDRPTDYYILGRLAPNGALFQPEEQDNLAENGLEDTSVPINEPDDPDPEPEAPSVPSMYCSAYGLTAAVDPDVGELRARASWGRYVQQQASGAGAASDPRSKERVYRREPGTGEVAIPLTDGAFGPLPLDPEQPRVCVRGRVRTHKKDKLVTVFLVNGETGEPREQHKWLFQAELELTAADGSAPVFRPRDDHVSGGDAMDRAEQRRLAMTHRYSAEFAIGHSTAVAVDTLPDDPRRATAVRTAAVPRHELAHTDVPSADADPDLPELADVELDMKRLAALGAADVRGRLEPLVTGYRAWIARQRGRLATPAAHHLNGFTKDAEANLADAEEAAGRIAAAIDLLATDAEALRCFRFANAVMSGQRVHTLLAEERRRAQSSGEDPDLAELKAELDRPKNHRWRPFQLAFILLNLPSLTDPGHPERTGDHGRMADLLWFPTGGGKTEAYLGLTAYTLAIRRRQGEVAGLSGHAGVAVLMRYTLRLLTIDQFQRAAALICACEVERREDESTWGREPFRIGLWVGNKSTPNRVDQAHDWLKAVRNPNRGSGNRAIGSPHQLVSCPWCGSAITAGQDIDVDMVERRAHMFCPDLECPFSRWASGGEGLPVLVVDEEIYRLVPSLVIATVDKFAQLAWKGETQALFGRVERVCTRHGYLSGELQRDACGGASAHQAEKGTGGAGHPAATVRRTGRLRPPDLIIQDELHLISGPLGSMVGLYETAVDRLAAWSYPPPGSKVERQVRPKVIASTATVRRAAKQIGSLFAGRTTRVFPPQSLDAADNFFSRQRPTDRTPGRRYVGICAHGVRIKSAQIRVYTAVLAAAQKLHDRYGANEVTDPYMTLVGYFNSLRDLGGMRRLVEDDVSTRLGRADGRGLARRRDPIVEELTSRMSSDDIPKIRERLGRPFTRVKSAPRPIDVLLATNMIAVGLDVPRLGVMVVNNQPKSTAEYIQATSRVGRRHPGVVFTVYNWSRPRDLSHYERFDHFHATMYRHVEALSVTPFAPRAVDRGLMGLLVALVRNLESTYNANATAQIFDRSGKDAAYVLSEVKNRARDVTGDQAAARSVEDQLNTRLDIWDKRRREQGADLVYKLSGTSDDVMGLLAEPRGGGWGRTTCPTSLREVEDGIRLVLDTADDLGDDDAPGFRPRGATTAKMETGQGA from the coding sequence ATGGGTGATCAACCGGTGCTGAAACCCCCGACGCCGCAGGAGATCCGGGGCGAGTTCGAAGACCTCGTCGTCACCGACCTCTACGGGCCGATCGGCGGGGACGAGGAGGAGCTGGGCGGGGACCGGCCCACCGACTACTACATCCTCGGCAGACTCGCGCCCAACGGGGCCCTGTTCCAGCCCGAGGAGCAGGACAACCTGGCCGAGAACGGCCTGGAGGACACCTCGGTCCCCATCAACGAGCCCGATGACCCCGACCCCGAGCCCGAGGCCCCCTCCGTCCCCAGCATGTACTGCTCGGCCTACGGGCTGACCGCGGCCGTCGATCCCGACGTGGGTGAGCTGCGTGCCCGCGCCTCCTGGGGGAGGTACGTCCAGCAGCAGGCATCCGGCGCCGGAGCGGCGAGTGACCCGCGGTCGAAGGAGCGGGTGTACCGGCGCGAGCCCGGGACCGGCGAAGTGGCCATCCCGCTGACCGACGGCGCCTTCGGCCCCCTGCCGCTCGACCCCGAACAGCCGCGGGTGTGCGTGCGCGGCCGCGTACGCACCCACAAGAAGGACAAGCTCGTCACGGTCTTCCTGGTCAACGGCGAAACCGGGGAACCTCGTGAGCAGCACAAGTGGCTGTTCCAGGCCGAACTGGAGCTCACCGCGGCCGACGGCTCCGCCCCGGTCTTCCGCCCCCGGGACGACCACGTCTCCGGCGGCGACGCCATGGACCGCGCGGAGCAGCGGCGGCTCGCCATGACCCACCGGTACTCGGCCGAGTTCGCCATCGGGCACAGCACCGCCGTCGCCGTCGACACCCTGCCCGACGACCCGCGGCGCGCCACCGCCGTGCGCACCGCCGCCGTCCCGCGCCACGAGCTCGCCCACACCGACGTCCCCAGTGCCGACGCCGATCCCGACCTGCCCGAGCTCGCCGACGTCGAACTCGACATGAAGCGGCTGGCCGCCCTCGGCGCCGCCGACGTCCGCGGCCGCCTCGAACCGCTCGTCACCGGGTACCGGGCCTGGATCGCCCGCCAGCGCGGCCGCCTCGCCACCCCCGCCGCCCACCACCTGAACGGTTTCACCAAGGACGCGGAGGCCAACCTCGCCGACGCCGAGGAGGCGGCGGGGCGCATCGCGGCCGCGATCGACCTGCTCGCCACCGACGCCGAGGCACTGCGCTGCTTCCGGTTCGCCAACGCGGTCATGTCCGGCCAGCGCGTGCACACCCTCCTCGCCGAGGAGCGGCGCAGGGCCCAGAGCAGCGGTGAGGACCCGGACCTCGCGGAGCTGAAGGCCGAGCTCGACCGCCCGAAGAACCACAGGTGGCGCCCCTTCCAGCTCGCGTTCATCCTGCTCAACCTCCCCTCGCTGACCGACCCCGGGCACCCCGAGCGCACCGGCGACCACGGCCGCATGGCCGACCTGCTCTGGTTCCCCACCGGCGGCGGCAAGACCGAGGCCTACCTCGGCCTGACCGCCTACACGCTGGCCATCCGGCGCCGACAGGGCGAGGTGGCCGGCCTCTCCGGGCACGCGGGCGTCGCGGTGCTGATGCGCTACACGCTCCGCCTGCTCACCATCGACCAGTTCCAGCGCGCCGCCGCCCTCATCTGCGCCTGCGAGGTCGAGCGGCGGGAGGACGAGTCCACGTGGGGAAGGGAACCGTTCCGGATCGGCCTGTGGGTGGGCAACAAGTCCACTCCCAACAGGGTCGACCAGGCGCACGACTGGCTCAAGGCCGTCCGCAACCCCAACCGGGGCTCGGGCAACCGCGCGATCGGCTCCCCGCACCAGCTCGTGTCCTGCCCTTGGTGCGGCAGTGCGATCACCGCCGGTCAGGACATCGACGTCGACATGGTCGAGCGCCGCGCCCACATGTTCTGCCCCGACCTGGAGTGCCCGTTCAGCAGGTGGGCCAGCGGGGGCGAGGGACTGCCGGTCCTCGTCGTCGACGAGGAGATCTACCGGCTGGTGCCCTCGCTTGTCATCGCCACGGTCGACAAGTTCGCCCAGCTCGCCTGGAAGGGGGAGACGCAGGCGCTGTTCGGGCGGGTCGAGCGCGTCTGCACGCGCCACGGCTACCTCTCCGGTGAGTTGCAGCGCGACGCCTGCGGCGGGGCCTCGGCGCACCAGGCCGAGAAGGGGACCGGCGGCGCCGGACACCCCGCCGCCACGGTCCGGCGCACCGGTCGGCTGCGCCCGCCGGACCTGATCATCCAGGACGAGCTGCACCTCATCTCCGGCCCGCTCGGCTCCATGGTCGGCCTGTACGAGACCGCGGTCGACCGCCTGGCGGCGTGGAGCTACCCGCCGCCGGGCAGCAAGGTCGAACGGCAGGTCCGCCCCAAGGTGATCGCCTCCACCGCCACTGTGCGGCGCGCCGCCAAACAGATCGGGTCGCTGTTCGCCGGGCGCACCACGCGCGTGTTCCCACCCCAGAGCCTGGACGCCGCCGACAACTTCTTCTCCCGGCAGCGTCCCACCGACCGCACCCCCGGCCGCCGCTACGTCGGGATCTGCGCCCACGGCGTGCGCATCAAGTCGGCGCAGATCCGCGTCTACACCGCCGTTCTGGCCGCCGCGCAGAAGCTGCACGACAGGTACGGGGCCAACGAGGTCACCGATCCCTACATGACACTCGTCGGGTACTTCAACAGCCTGCGCGACCTCGGCGGCATGCGCCGGCTGGTCGAGGACGACGTGTCCACCCGCCTCGGGCGGGCCGACGGCCGCGGACTGGCCCGGCGCCGCGACCCCATCGTCGAGGAACTCACCTCGCGCATGTCCAGCGACGACATCCCCAAGATCCGGGAGCGCCTGGGGCGCCCGTTCACCCGTGTGAAGAGCGCTCCGCGTCCCATCGACGTGCTGCTGGCGACCAACATGATCGCGGTCGGGCTCGACGTGCCCCGGCTCGGTGTCATGGTCGTCAACAACCAGCCGAAGTCCACCGCCGAATACATCCAGGCCACCAGCCGTGTGGGCCGGCGGCACCCGGGCGTCGTCTTCACGGTGTACAACTGGTCGCGCCCTCGCGACCTCTCCCACTACGAGCGCTTCGACCACTTCCACGCGACCATGTACCGGCACGTCGAGGCGCTGTCGGTGACCCCGTTCGCGCCCCGCGCGGTCGACCGGGGGCTGATGGGGCTGCTCGTCGCCCTGGTCCGCAACCTGGAGAGCACCTACAACGCGAACGCGACCGCGCAGATCTTCGACCGCAGCGGGAAGGACGCCGCCTACGTCCTGTCCGAGGTCAAGAACCGCGCCCGCGACGTCACCGGTGACCAGGCGGCGGCGCGGAGCGTCGAGGACCAGCTCAACACCCGCCTGGACATCTGGGACAAGCGGCGCCGGGAACAGGGCGCCGACCTCGTCTACAAGCTGTCCGGCACGAGCGATGACGTGATGGGGCTGCTGGCCGAGCCGCGTGGCGGCGGATGGGGCCGGACCACCTGCCCCACCTCGCTGCGGGAGGTGGAGGACGGAATCCGCCTGGTGCTGGACACCGCCGACGACCTCGGAGACGACGACGCGCCGGGGTTCCGGCCGCGGGGCGCGACGACCGCGAAGATGGAAACGGGGCAGGGCGCATGA